A genomic stretch from Candidatus Woesearchaeota archaeon includes:
- a CDS encoding ATP-binding protein: protein MPQIKEILIEANKWWKEPLQTEYKEREIYEKIKKYVPLKQIIAFTGLRRVGKTTLMLKIVEDAIKEGINPYNIVYFSCDEYHDIELRTVLKEYEGLKNKLLGNEKYIFLFDEIQKVKSWEEQIKRIYDLHSKNIKIIVSGSESLFIRRKSKESLAGRIFEFKIESLTFKEFLYFKEIKIDNDKLHEKELEMLFNEFIITQGFPEMIGIQDKEVINKYLRENIIDKTIYNDIPLLFSIKDITLVKSIVNIIMENPGQIIELNDLAKELSIARQTISLYLSYLEDSFLIRKLYNYSRNRRKIERKLKKYYPAILDSSLLFREDEYSQSKVFETIIINQLNAEFFWRDPYKNEVDAVINVNKPLPIEIKYGKVETHGLLKFMEEFKSKEGYIISRNKQDKIQHEGKTIVIIPAFLFFRRKIEDLSYEVNK, encoded by the coding sequence ATGCCACAAATTAAAGAAATCCTGATTGAAGCAAACAAATGGTGGAAAGAACCATTACAAACAGAGTATAAAGAAAGAGAAATCTATGAAAAGATTAAGAAGTATGTTCCATTAAAGCAGATAATTGCTTTTACTGGTTTACGAAGAGTAGGAAAAACAACATTGATGCTTAAAATAGTGGAAGATGCAATAAAGGAAGGAATCAACCCTTATAACATAGTTTATTTTTCATGCGATGAATATCATGACATCGAACTAAGAACTGTTTTAAAAGAATATGAAGGTTTAAAAAATAAGTTGTTAGGAAATGAAAAATATATTTTTCTATTTGATGAAATACAGAAAGTAAAGAGTTGGGAAGAGCAGATAAAAAGAATCTACGATCTTCACAGCAAGAACATTAAAATTATTGTCTCGGGTTCAGAATCACTGTTTATTAGGAGAAAATCAAAAGAGTCTCTTGCTGGCAGGATATTTGAATTTAAAATCGAGTCATTAACTTTTAAAGAATTTTTATATTTTAAGGAAATTAAAATTGATAATGATAAACTACATGAAAAAGAGCTTGAGATGTTATTTAATGAATTTATAATAACACAGGGATTTCCAGAAATGATTGGCATACAGGACAAAGAAGTAATTAACAAATATCTGAGAGAAAACATTATTGATAAAACGATATATAATGATATTCCATTATTGTTTAGCATTAAAGATATTACCTTAGTGAAATCAATAGTTAATATCATTATGGAAAATCCTGGTCAAATAATTGAACTTAATGATTTAGCAAAGGAATTAAGCATTGCTAGACAGACCATTTCCCTTTATTTATCATATTTAGAGGACTCATTTCTCATAAGAAAACTCTATAATTACTCAAGAAACAGAAGAAAAATAGAAAGAAAATTAAAAAAATATTATCCTGCAATTCTTGATAGCAGCTTGTTGTTTAGAGAAGATGAATATTCTCAATCAAAAGTATTTGAAACAATAATAATAAATCAGTTAAATGCAGAGTTTTTTTGGAGAGATCCTTATAAGAATGAAGTTGATGCTGTTATTAATGTAAACAAACCTTTGCCGATTGAAATAAAGTATGGTAAAGTTGAAACTCATGGATTGTTAAAATTTATGGAAGAATTTAAATCTAAAGAAGGATATATCATTTCAAGAAATAAACAAGATAAAATACAACATGAGGGAAAAACAATAGTAATTATTCCAGCGTTCTTGTTTTTCAGGAGAAAAATCGAAGATCTGTCGTATGAGGTGAATAAATAG
- a CDS encoding endonuclease/exonuclease/phosphatase family protein, producing MKLILYNTFYCSGLGKYRGQSSLGFYRVFLSSKKTLEKISTFLASYKPDIIGLTEVDHGSVKTRFVDQINYIASKTGCYNVASRCKYRKGSVWSKLPIFAQSGNALLSKQPFCSLHYYELSVGRKRLVIHVTFDNFHVFLVHLSLIRKNRKIQIKELSELIKKVQGNVIVMGDFNAKHQGDLLLLASENHLIFVDQLNNNTFPAFKPRKCLDYILVSQGITVKKFEVLPVKYSDHLPLLLEFDVNNSS from the coding sequence ATGAAACTTATTTTGTATAACACCTTTTATTGCTCTGGTCTTGGCAAATATCGCGGGCAGAGTTCTCTGGGGTTTTATCGAGTTTTTCTTTCCAGTAAAAAAACATTGGAAAAAATCAGCACATTTCTTGCATCGTATAAACCAGATATTATTGGTTTAACTGAAGTTGATCATGGATCAGTCAAAACTCGTTTTGTTGATCAGATTAATTATATCGCTTCCAAAACAGGATGTTATAATGTAGCTTCTCGCTGCAAGTATAGAAAAGGATCAGTATGGAGCAAATTACCTATTTTTGCTCAGTCTGGCAATGCTCTTTTGTCAAAACAGCCATTTTGTTCATTGCATTACTATGAATTATCGGTGGGAAGAAAACGATTAGTTATTCATGTTACTTTTGATAACTTTCATGTCTTTCTTGTTCATTTATCTTTGATCAGAAAAAATAGAAAAATACAGATTAAAGAATTATCTGAACTTATCAAAAAAGTGCAGGGAAATGTTATTGTTATGGGAGATTTTAATGCTAAACATCAAGGAGATTTATTGCTGTTAGCATCAGAAAATCATCTTATATTTGTTGATCAATTAAATAATAACACCTTTCCTGCTTTTAAACCAAGGAAATGCCTCGATTATATTCTTGTTTCTCAGGGCATTACAGTAAAGAAGTTTGAAGTATTGCCGGTTAAATATTCGGATCATCTGCCGTTGCTGTTGGAGTTTGATGTAAACAATAGCTCATGA
- a CDS encoding PspC domain-containing protein, which produces MAKKVPHNIKRLYRSKRDKVLGGVCAGIGDYFEIDPVVVRLVWIIFTFISMGFGIIAYIIAWIIVPEEP; this is translated from the coding sequence ATGGCTAAAAAAGTACCACATAATATCAAACGATTATATCGCAGTAAAAGAGATAAAGTTCTTGGTGGTGTTTGTGCTGGAATAGGAGATTATTTTGAAATAGACCCTGTTGTAGTAAGGTTAGTCTGGATAATCTTCACCTTTATTTCCATGGGATTTGGGATTATTGCTTATATTATAGCATGGATTATTGTACCTGAAGAACCGTAA
- a CDS encoding replication factor C large subunit: MADTWIRKYQPKTTGEVIARQSSLQKLKDFVVNYNTQKKKAVIIYGGSGSGKTCSVYALAHDLNYEILEINASDFRNKEAIEHLIGGATKQRSLFSVSKVILVDEIDGLSGTKDRGGIAALISVIKESKFPVICTATDPYDQKLNQLRKECELIEYQTLAYTSIFNCLKAICEKEKVQFDEMLLKSLARKADGDLRAGINDLQMLTHATKMLRKEDLDLISDRNKTETMFNALMKVFKTTDLETSKTAFENVAEDVDEIFLWLDENLPKEYVHPEDLARAYHYLSRADVYRGRIRRWQYWRFTVYILVLLSSGIALSKSEKYKGFVQYGPTKRILKLWQVNMKYAKRKAIAAKIAAKTHSSSRRVIQDTLLYVQVMMKKSKSYCDAFTKEFDLDQEEVGWIMS, encoded by the coding sequence ATGGCAGATACCTGGATTAGAAAATATCAGCCGAAAACAACAGGAGAAGTTATTGCACGGCAAAGTTCATTGCAGAAATTAAAAGATTTTGTTGTTAATTATAATACTCAGAAAAAGAAAGCTGTCATTATCTACGGCGGCAGTGGTTCAGGAAAAACCTGTTCTGTGTATGCATTAGCTCATGATCTTAATTATGAAATCTTAGAGATTAATGCTTCTGATTTTAGAAATAAAGAAGCTATTGAACATCTTATTGGCGGAGCAACCAAACAACGATCTCTTTTTTCAGTCAGTAAAGTTATTCTTGTTGATGAAATAGATGGATTATCAGGTACTAAAGATAGAGGTGGAATAGCAGCGTTGATTAGCGTGATTAAAGAAAGTAAATTTCCTGTTATCTGCACAGCTACTGATCCTTATGACCAGAAACTTAACCAACTGCGAAAAGAATGCGAACTTATCGAATATCAAACCTTAGCATATACTTCTATTTTTAATTGTTTGAAAGCAATCTGCGAAAAAGAAAAGGTGCAGTTTGATGAAATGCTCCTTAAATCGCTTGCCAGAAAAGCAGATGGTGATTTGCGTGCAGGCATTAATGATCTTCAAATGCTTACTCATGCTACAAAAATGCTGCGGAAAGAAGATCTTGATTTAATTTCAGATCGGAATAAAACAGAGACTATGTTTAATGCTCTTATGAAAGTGTTTAAAACAACTGATTTAGAGACCAGTAAAACTGCCTTTGAGAATGTTGCTGAAGATGTAGATGAGATATTCCTTTGGCTGGATGAAAATCTGCCAAAAGAATATGTTCACCCGGAAGACTTAGCACGCGCCTATCATTATCTCAGCAGGGCTGATGTTTACCGCGGTAGAATAAGGCGATGGCAGTATTGGCGATTTACCGTTTATATTTTGGTATTATTATCTTCAGGAATAGCTTTAAGCAAATCAGAAAAATATAAAGGATTTGTTCAGTATGGTCCTACAAAAAGGATATTAAAACTATGGCAGGTAAATATGAAATATGCAAAACGAAAAGCAATAGCAGCTAAAATTGCTGCAAAAACACATTCCAGCTCACGAAGAGTAATTCAGGACACTTTGCTGTATGTGCAGGTTATGATGAAGAAAAGCAAATCTTACTGCGATGCATTTACTAAAGAGTTTGATCTCGATCAAGAAGAAGTTGGATGGATAATGAGTTAA
- the aspS gene encoding aspartate--tRNA ligase — MLRTHTCGELRLANKGLKVTLAGWNSVRRDHGGVIFIDLRDKYGLTQVVFDPRHNKKAHSIAERLSREDVIQVKGSVRHRGKDLENPNLETGQIEIIVDEITILNKSATPPIEIDDKKPAHEDMRLKYRYLDLRRPEMQKNLRLRHKASFAAREYLDQHGFTEVETPVLMKSTPEGARDYIVPSRVNPGKFYALPQSPQLYKQILMVSGVDKYFQFPRCLRDEDLRADRQPEHTQIDIEMSFVERDDVLNMIEELMCHLFKKVLNVDLKKPFPRISHKDSMEKYGCDKPDLRFDLELTTLTEEMKKSEFGVFKSIVEKGGIVKAINAPGCGEKFSRNEIDSYIAYAQSVGAKGLAWMKMTDKGLESNIVKFFSEQVQKEIIKKTKVKKGDLLFFAADTYKNAHEIMNKIRNKLAQDLKLIKDNDWSFCFIIDFPLFAWNEEEQHWEPEHHMFCMPKKEDLQYLESDPGKVYCTQYDLVLNGWELGSGSIRINDPEIQKKVMKVIGMSDEEANMKFGFLLEAFKYGAPPHGGVGLGFDRIVALMAGYHDIREVIAFPKNKAAQCPMDNSPSEVSDKQMKELHIKIDMVKKK; from the coding sequence ATGCTGCGAACTCATACCTGTGGAGAATTAAGATTAGCAAATAAAGGATTAAAAGTAACCTTAGCTGGATGGAATAGTGTCCGAAGGGACCATGGAGGAGTTATCTTCATAGATTTGAGAGACAAATACGGTTTAACGCAAGTAGTTTTTGACCCTCGTCATAATAAAAAAGCTCATAGCATTGCAGAACGATTAAGCAGAGAAGACGTTATTCAGGTAAAAGGCAGTGTTCGACATCGAGGCAAAGATTTAGAAAATCCAAATCTTGAAACTGGTCAGATAGAAATTATAGTTGACGAAATTACTATTTTAAACAAATCTGCTACGCCACCCATAGAAATTGACGACAAAAAACCTGCTCATGAAGATATGCGCTTAAAATATCGTTATCTTGATCTACGAAGACCTGAAATGCAGAAAAATCTGAGATTACGGCACAAAGCTAGCTTTGCAGCAAGAGAATATCTTGATCAGCATGGTTTTACCGAAGTTGAAACACCTGTTTTAATGAAATCAACACCTGAAGGCGCGCGGGATTACATTGTTCCTTCACGAGTTAACCCTGGAAAATTCTACGCATTACCGCAATCTCCGCAATTATATAAACAAATTCTCATGGTAAGTGGCGTTGACAAGTATTTTCAATTTCCAAGATGTTTGCGTGATGAAGATTTGCGCGCAGATCGACAGCCTGAGCACACGCAGATTGATATTGAAATGAGTTTTGTTGAGAGAGATGATGTATTAAACATGATTGAAGAATTAATGTGCCACCTGTTCAAAAAAGTACTAAATGTTGATCTTAAAAAACCGTTTCCAAGAATAAGCCATAAAGACTCCATGGAAAAATATGGGTGTGATAAACCTGATTTAAGATTTGACTTAGAATTAACAACCTTGACTGAAGAGATGAAAAAATCAGAGTTTGGCGTCTTCAAAAGTATTGTAGAAAAAGGCGGCATTGTCAAAGCAATCAATGCTCCTGGATGCGGAGAAAAGTTCTCAAGAAATGAAATTGACAGTTATATTGCTTATGCGCAGTCAGTTGGTGCAAAAGGATTAGCTTGGATGAAAATGACTGACAAAGGTTTGGAAAGCAATATTGTCAAGTTCTTTTCTGAGCAAGTTCAGAAAGAGATTATCAAAAAAACAAAAGTAAAAAAAGGAGACCTTTTATTTTTTGCAGCTGACACGTACAAAAACGCTCATGAAATTATGAATAAAATCAGAAATAAATTAGCGCAAGATCTTAAATTAATAAAAGATAATGATTGGAGCTTCTGTTTTATTATTGACTTTCCATTGTTTGCATGGAATGAAGAAGAACAGCATTGGGAGCCAGAGCATCACATGTTTTGTATGCCAAAAAAAGAAGATTTGCAATATCTTGAATCAGATCCTGGCAAAGTATATTGCACACAATATGATTTAGTATTAAATGGCTGGGAATTAGGTTCAGGAAGTATTCGTATTAATGATCCAGAAATCCAAAAGAAAGTTATGAAAGTAATTGGCATGTCTGATGAAGAAGCTAACATGAAATTTGGATTTCTATTGGAAGCATTCAAATACGGCGCGCCTCCTCATGGCGGTGTTGGTTTAGGCTTTGACAGAATTGTTGCTTTAATGGCAGGTTATCATGATATTCGAGAAGTAATAGCATTCCCAAAAAACAAAGCAGCGCAATGCCCTATGGATAACAGTCCTTCTGAAGTAAGTGATAAACAAATGAAGGAGTTGCATATCAAAATAGATATGGTTAAGAAGAAATAG
- a CDS encoding 1-acyl-sn-glycerol-3-phosphate acyltransferase produces the protein MAETDDLVKRILAVEKDFRLPRNGPLSWDHLTSVDVSPKSKRQRLVTYPTLGLNFWLLPGLDIQIIGLDKLIDDQQYIFAMNHTDSFNYLPFTYKLLRSGKNATVWIKGKNYRHWIGRKFFDAMGMIPVLPTNYLLHQMYARCFSSSTNDHKVLTDTEYRLLKDVFECKTTSDDALRKSSRPELAYMLVRMDEIRFYHDQLMQQVGRLTFQALQEYGLSLLIFPEGTRNIRLDEARIGLAQVALRTEVPVVPVSCSGGPEIYPGKNPFAKKGRITYVIGDPLTVDGALQPYAVSDSLPLLSRVSTEAHRTQFEGATKLIMQRIHDGLDDRHRNVELYH, from the coding sequence ATGGCAGAGACCGATGATCTTGTTAAAAGGATTCTTGCTGTTGAAAAGGATTTTCGTTTACCAAGAAATGGACCTTTAAGTTGGGATCATCTTACCTCAGTTGATGTTTCTCCTAAATCAAAACGCCAGCGTTTGGTTACTTATCCAACTCTTGGACTTAATTTTTGGCTTTTGCCAGGTCTTGATATTCAAATTATAGGCTTAGATAAATTAATTGATGATCAACAATATATTTTTGCGATGAATCATACTGATAGTTTCAATTATTTACCATTTACCTATAAATTATTGCGTTCAGGAAAAAATGCTACGGTTTGGATTAAAGGAAAGAATTATCGTCATTGGATTGGAAGAAAATTTTTTGATGCAATGGGTATGATTCCTGTGCTACCAACAAATTATCTATTGCATCAAATGTATGCACGCTGTTTTTCTAGTTCTACCAATGATCACAAAGTGTTAACAGATACAGAATATCGCCTCCTTAAAGATGTTTTTGAATGTAAAACTACTAGTGATGATGCATTAAGGAAAAGTTCTCGACCAGAACTAGCATACATGTTGGTTCGCATGGATGAGATTAGATTTTATCATGATCAGCTTATGCAGCAAGTTGGTAGGTTAACCTTCCAAGCTCTCCAAGAATATGGCTTGTCTTTGCTTATTTTTCCAGAAGGTACACGAAATATTCGCTTAGATGAAGCACGTATTGGTCTTGCTCAAGTAGCTTTACGTACGGAAGTACCAGTTGTACCTGTATCTTGTAGTGGTGGGCCTGAAATTTATCCTGGAAAAAATCCTTTTGCTAAAAAAGGAAGAATTACTTATGTTATTGGTGATCCTTTAACTGTTGACGGAGCATTGCAACCTTATGCTGTTTCTGATTCATTACCACTATTATCTCGTGTTTCAACAGAAGCTCATCGCACCCAATTTGAAGGCGCAACAAAACTTATTATGCAAAGGATTCATGATGGATTGGATGATCGGCATAGAAATGTTGAACTATATCATTAA
- the asnS gene encoding asparagine--tRNA ligase — protein MTDFLSVQEAMNKGSGKVAVRGWVYRERGSSKVKFIILRDSTNTIQCVIKRDTIGEDKYAIADKIQLETSIIIKGSIKEDPRAPTGYEIAVEDFEVIGNSSEFPMNKDQNPEFLLDNRHLWLRSQHLTAVMKIRSTIIGAIHEFFRSKGFHEFNAPILQPNQCEGGSTLFEVKYYNDKTYLSQSWQLYAEAGIFALDKIYNVSPTFRAERSKTSRHLSEFWMAEMEAAWFNLQDISETAKEELKFIIKKVLETNLRELKILERDISKLKVCLEKPFPTITYTEALKLLKEKCKMDVEWGKDLRTIEEEELMTLFDVPVVVTNYPKEIMAFYKPADPKDPKTALCFDMLAPEKYGEIVGGSQRETDSKEIEKYLARDGENPENYAWYLDLRKYGSVPHGGYGLGVERVVAWICKLDNIKDAIPFPRTMLRWKP, from the coding sequence ATGACTGATTTTTTATCGGTGCAAGAAGCAATGAACAAGGGTTCTGGAAAAGTAGCTGTTCGTGGATGGGTATACCGTGAACGTGGTTCAAGCAAAGTTAAATTCATCATTTTAAGAGATTCCACCAATACCATTCAATGTGTTATTAAACGCGATACCATTGGTGAAGATAAATATGCAATAGCTGATAAGATACAGTTAGAAACTTCTATAATTATTAAAGGCAGTATCAAGGAAGACCCGCGCGCTCCTACAGGTTATGAAATAGCTGTTGAAGACTTTGAGGTCATTGGCAATTCCAGTGAATTCCCTATGAATAAAGATCAAAACCCAGAATTCTTATTAGATAACCGGCATCTTTGGTTAAGATCACAGCATCTAACAGCAGTGATGAAAATACGTTCTACAATTATTGGTGCAATCCATGAATTTTTTCGAAGTAAAGGGTTCCATGAATTCAATGCGCCTATTCTTCAGCCAAATCAATGTGAAGGCGGTTCTACATTATTTGAAGTTAAATATTATAATGATAAAACATATTTAAGCCAATCATGGCAATTATATGCTGAAGCTGGCATTTTTGCGTTGGATAAAATATACAACGTCAGCCCTACATTCAGAGCAGAACGTTCAAAAACTTCTAGGCATTTGTCTGAATTTTGGATGGCAGAAATGGAAGCAGCATGGTTTAATCTCCAGGATATTTCAGAAACTGCAAAAGAAGAATTAAAATTTATTATAAAAAAAGTTCTTGAAACTAACCTTCGAGAATTAAAAATTCTCGAAAGGGACATTTCAAAATTAAAAGTATGCTTAGAAAAACCATTCCCCACCATAACTTATACTGAAGCTTTGAAACTATTAAAAGAAAAATGCAAGATGGATGTAGAATGGGGCAAAGATTTACGTACTATTGAAGAAGAAGAACTGATGACCTTATTCGATGTTCCTGTAGTTGTAACAAATTACCCTAAAGAAATCATGGCATTCTACAAGCCTGCTGATCCAAAAGATCCGAAAACAGCGCTGTGTTTTGATATGTTAGCACCAGAGAAATATGGAGAGATAGTTGGTGGAAGTCAGCGTGAAACAGATAGTAAAGAAATTGAAAAATATCTTGCAAGAGATGGCGAAAATCCAGAAAACTATGCATGGTATTTAGATTTGCGAAAATACGGGAGTGTTCCGCATGGAGGTTATGGATTAGGCGTTGAAAGAGTAGTTGCCTGGATCTGCAAACTCGACAATATTAAAGATGCCATTCCCTTTCCAAGAACAATGTTGAGATGGAAGCCATAG
- a CDS encoding phosphatase PAP2 family protein — protein MKTTDHKKAFYQREKNTLYIIIFGIILFSMSFFIDKTVIAYAKTMQTPYGDYFLSGASNTWLLVMLLGVLIMLLLYLKQKQHNTREFLLIMGLTLAITGIIKITVMRERPLETIFEAGFFDYSFPSQHTAFAVATLVFVWKKLSSIKYIKYVYTGLAILVGLSRIYLQAHYLSDVIAGALIGYIVSWCVLGLQYKIKEKSATFIKTL, from the coding sequence ATGAAAACCACTGATCATAAAAAAGCATTCTATCAAAGAGAAAAAAATACATTATACATAATCATTTTTGGCATTATTTTATTCAGCATGAGTTTTTTCATTGATAAAACAGTAATCGCATATGCAAAAACAATGCAGACGCCATATGGTGATTATTTTTTATCAGGAGCCAGCAACACATGGTTATTAGTGATGTTATTAGGAGTTCTCATAATGCTACTATTATATCTTAAACAAAAGCAGCATAATACGAGAGAATTTTTGCTGATAATGGGATTAACATTGGCAATAACAGGCATCATTAAAATAACAGTCATGCGTGAACGACCATTAGAAACAATATTTGAAGCTGGATTTTTTGATTATTCTTTTCCATCACAACACACTGCTTTTGCTGTTGCAACATTAGTCTTTGTTTGGAAAAAATTATCTTCAATCAAATATATCAAGTATGTTTATACAGGATTAGCCATACTTGTTGGACTAAGCAGAATTTATTTGCAAGCGCATTACTTAAGCGATGTAATAGCAGGAGCATTAATAGGATATATTGTTAGCTGGTGTGTTCTGGGATTACAATATAAGATCAAAGAAAAATCAGCAACATTTATAAAAACCTTATAG
- a CDS encoding ATP-binding protein: MDTKAIEEYLIDVQKREFPSVIKRDLKLAASKKIQSIIGPRRAGKTYYLFQIMQELIQQGVPKSQIIHLNFEDPRLIGVNFTEIKSIVNLHWQLYPDGANAKQMFIFIDEPQNILKWETAVRALHDEGFYIYLTGSSSKLLSKEIATSLRGRTLAYTLLPFSFKEFLSSQNNKIDAGRMSSKEKSLLLHDLNKYLSFGGFPEVCLEKNEDTKIKILNEYFQSIVYKDLVERYGIKNIQLVKWLIKSLGSSFSKEFSVNKVFLTLKTQGVQVSKNTLYNYLSMLEDSVFVFFLEKFSYSYRKKEFSINKVYLNDTGYAKLIESSDNKGSKMENAVYLELERRKKALTTLSYWKNQQQEEVDFVVKNSSKIEQLVQVCHDLTDISVKKRELSALIKASKELRANQLLIITYDYEGKEKLKGKTIYYIPLWKWLLTNK; encoded by the coding sequence ATGGATACGAAAGCAATAGAAGAATACCTTATTGATGTTCAAAAAAGAGAATTTCCTTCAGTAATAAAAAGGGATTTGAAGCTTGCAGCAAGTAAAAAGATACAATCTATTATAGGTCCTAGAAGAGCAGGTAAAACATACTATCTGTTTCAAATCATGCAGGAATTGATACAGCAAGGAGTGCCTAAATCTCAAATAATTCACCTTAATTTTGAAGATCCTCGATTAATAGGCGTCAATTTTACTGAAATAAAGAGTATCGTTAATTTGCACTGGCAGTTATATCCTGATGGAGCAAATGCAAAACAGATGTTCATTTTTATAGATGAACCTCAAAATATTCTCAAATGGGAAACTGCTGTTCGCGCTTTGCATGATGAAGGATTTTATATTTATTTAACAGGATCAAGTTCAAAATTATTAAGTAAAGAGATTGCAACATCTTTGAGAGGAAGAACGCTTGCATATACACTCTTGCCTTTTTCGTTTAAAGAATTTTTATCATCGCAAAATAATAAAATAGACGCCGGAAGAATGAGTTCAAAAGAAAAATCATTATTACTGCATGATCTTAACAAATATTTGTCTTTTGGAGGTTTTCCTGAAGTATGCTTGGAAAAAAATGAAGACACAAAAATTAAAATCCTTAACGAATATTTTCAATCAATTGTATATAAAGATCTTGTTGAGAGATATGGCATAAAAAATATTCAACTGGTAAAATGGCTGATAAAATCGTTAGGCAGTTCCTTTTCAAAGGAGTTTAGTGTTAATAAAGTTTTTTTAACACTAAAAACTCAAGGAGTTCAGGTCAGCAAGAATACTTTGTATAATTATCTTTCAATGCTGGAAGATTCAGTATTTGTTTTTTTCTTAGAGAAATTCTCCTATTCTTATAGAAAAAAAGAATTCAGCATTAACAAAGTTTACCTTAATGATACTGGCTATGCAAAACTTATAGAAAGCAGTGATAATAAAGGAAGTAAAATGGAAAATGCAGTTTATTTAGAGTTAGAAAGAAGAAAGAAAGCTTTAACAACGTTGTCATACTGGAAAAATCAGCAGCAGGAAGAAGTTGATTTTGTCGTTAAAAATAGCAGCAAGATTGAGCAGTTAGTACAGGTATGTCATGATCTTACTGATATCTCAGTAAAAAAAAGAGAACTATCTGCGTTAATCAAAGCAAGTAAAGAATTACGAGCCAATCAATTGTTAATTATAACCTATGACTATGAAGGAAAAGAAAAACTTAAAGGAAAAACAATTTATTATATTCCATTATGGAAATGGCTTCTTACGAATAAATAA